Proteins from a genomic interval of Osmia bicornis bicornis chromosome 11, iOsmBic2.1, whole genome shotgun sequence:
- the LOC114873315 gene encoding cysteine protease ATG4C isoform X2 produces MFVEHKIGFKTDANPNGADRETNGNGGFTNSTIGLFSGMIATDRIPNIQLTNSNNGLPMDDSSATTEVDSKVKTKLLSMWNNVKYGWTIKMVKPNFSKESPVCLLGKIYRKKPEEFLEKASEAEKTLDTGSEISLAMDAISFEDGIEEFKKDFTSRLWLTYRREFPILNGSTYTTDCGWGCMLRSGQMMLAQALVCHFLGREWRWHPDQPIKTEQQHLNESHHRLIIQSFGDLPERISPFSIHSLVSLGALWGKRAGDWYGPCSVAHLLSQAVEHAAKNHPVFNNLAVYVAQDCAVYLQDVESVCQMPDGKWKSLILFVPLRLGTDKLNPVYTSCLTHLLTLETCIGVIGGRPRHSLYFIGFQEDKLINLDPHYCQETVDVLKDNFPLTSFHCTSPRKMLISKMDPSCCVGFYFHSRMQFTNFMEISPSYLVPEDEKVDYPMFLFCEGSGKDLHRNIEIAETIPSATSFPGNESYDDDLDECEEFELVQ; encoded by the exons gAGGTTTCACTAACAGTACGATTGGATTGTTTTCTGGGATGATTGCTACGGATCGTATTCCAAATATACAATTAACTAACTCAAACAATGGACTACCCATGGATGATTCTAGTGCTACAACCGAGGTTGATAGTAAAgtgaaaacaaaattattatctatgtggaataatgtaaaatatg GCTGGACTATTAAGATGGTGAAACCAAATTTTTCCAAAGAATCTCCGGTATGTTTGCTTGGGAAAATTTATCGTAAAAAGCCAGAAGAATTTCTGGAGAAAGCTTCCGAAGCTGAGAAAACGCTAGATACAGGAAGCGAGATATCCTTAGCAATGGATGCTATTAGTTTCGAAGATGGTATCGAGGAATTCAAAAAGGACTTTACGTCGCGTCTTTGGTTAACATACAGAAGAGAATTTCCTATATTAAATGGTTCCACGTATACCACCGACTGCGGTTGGGGTTGTATGCTACGTAGCGGCCAAATGATGTTGGCACAGGCACTGGTCTGCCATTTTCTTGGAAGAG AATGGCGGTGGCACCCGGATCAACCAATAAAAACAGAACAACAACATTTGAATGAAAGTCATCACAGATTAATTATACAGTCATTTGGAGATTTACCTGAACGTATATCTCCATTTTCTATACACTCACTTGTGTCTCTTGGTGCTCTATGGGGAAAACGCGCAGGAGATTGGTACGGACCGTGTTCTGTTGCTCATCTGTTAAGTCAAGCGGTGGAACATGCAGCTAAAAATCATCcagtatttaataatttagcGGTTTATGTTGCTCAAGATTGCGCAG TTTATCTGCAAGATGTAGAAAGTGTGTGTCAAATGCCTGACGGTAAATGGAAGTCTCTTATCCTTTTCGTACCTTTAAGGCTTGGTACCGATAAATTAAATCCCGTTTATACATCTTGTTTAACGCATTTACTTACATTAGAAACGTGTATCGGAGTTATCGGTGGACGACCTCGGCATTCTCTTTATTTCATTGGTTTCCAGGAagacaaattaattaatctagACCCACATTATTGTCAAGAAACTGTTGATGTATTAAAAGATAATTTTCCCTTGACAAGTTTTCATTGTACTTCACcaagaaaaatgttaatttccAAAATGGATCCCAGCTGTTGCGTGGGATTTTATTTTCACAGCAGAATGCAGTTTACTAACTTTATGGAGATTTCTCCCTCT TATTTGGTGCCAGAAGATGAAAAGGTCGACTATCCGATGTTTTTATTCTGCGAAGGGAGCGGAAAAGATCTTCATCGAAACATTGAAATTGCTGAAACAATTCCTTCTGCTACCTCTTTTCCAGGTAATGAATCTTACGATGATGATCTTGACGAATGCGAGGAATTTGAACTGGTACAGTAA
- the LOC114873319 gene encoding GTP:AMP phosphotransferase AK3, mitochondrial isoform X1 produces the protein MVALSTWCAKAAAFRAVIMGAPASGKGTMSARIVKHFNVAHISSGDKLRLHMNSNTELGKAVSSYVKSGKFVPDDVMISMIDKELESVGQENWLLDGFPRTLEQAEKLQKKHPVNLVLYLDVPNEVILNRVKNRWVHLPSGRVYNVGFNSPKIPGKDDVTGEPLSKREDDKVEIVQERLERYSEATKPLLTYYGNLGVLRNFRGNTTDEMWPHVKDTVTNFLS, from the exons ATGGTTGCGTTATCCACGTGGTGTGCCAAAGCTGCGGCCTTCAGGGCCGTGATAATGGGCGCCCCTGCTTCCGGCAAAGGCACTATGTCAGCTCGAATTGTAAAACATTTTAACGTGGCTCACATATCTAGTGGCGACAAGTTACGTCTTCATATGAACAGTAACACCG AATTGGGCAAAGCAGTTTCAAGTTACGTGAAATCTGGTAAATTCGTTCCGGACGATGTAATGATTTCAATGATAGACAAAGAGCTGGAATCGGTGGGACAAGAAAATTGGCTACTTGACG GATTTCCAAGAACGTTAGAACAGGCGGAGAAATTACAGAAAAAGCATCCCGTAAATCTTGTACTATATCTCGATGTACCGAACGAAGTGATACTAAATCGCGTGAAAAATAGATGGGTTCATTTACCCAGCGGAAGAGTTTACAATGTTGGATTCAACAGTCCGAAAATACCG GGTAAAGATGATGTAACTGGCGAACCTCTAAGCAAGAGGGAAGACGACAAAGTTGAAATTGTACAGGAAAGACTGGAAAGGTACTCAGAGGCAACTAAACCACTTTTAACGTATTATGGTAATCTAGGAGTATTGAGAAATTTTCGTGGCAATACTACCGATGAAATGTGGCCACATGTCAAGGATACTGTAACAAACTTTTTATCATAA
- the LOC114873317 gene encoding inactive selenide, water dikinase-like protein: protein MAELQGTPVTQDALSVAQLELGGNPNALALRRPFDPVAHDLDATFRLTRFADLKGUGCKVPQEVLGKLLEGLQADDGSAQDHEHAHFMHMAIPRIGIGMDSSVTPLRHGGLSLVQTTDFFYPLVDDPYMMGKIACANVISDLYAMGVTECDNMLMLLGVSTKMTEKERDVVVPLIMRGFKDSALEAGTTVTGGQTVVNPWCTIGGVASTVCQPNEYIVPDNAVVGDVLVLTKPLGTQVAVNAHQWLDQQDRWNRIKLVVSEDDVRKAYQRAMDSMARLNRIAARLMHKYNAHGATDVTGFGLLGHAQNLAKHQKNEVSFVIHNLPVIAKMAAVAKACGNMFQLLQGHSAETSGGLLICLPREQAAAYCKDIEKQEGYQAWIIGIVEKGNRTARIIDKPRVIEVPAKEKDGELW, encoded by the exons ATGGCGGAATTACAGGGAACCCCGGTTACACAAGACGCCCTGTCCGTAGCCCAGTTAGAACTCGGTGGGAATCCAAATGCCTTAGCTTTGCGTAGGCCGTTTGACCCGGTGGCACATGATCTCGACGCAACCTTCCGCCTTACGCGGTTCGCCGACCTAAAAGGATGAGGGTGTAAGGTCCCTCAGGAGGTTCTTGGAAAACTCCTCGAGGGACTACAGGCCGACGATGGTAGCGCACAAGATCATGAGCATGCCCATTTTATGCACATGGCCATTCCACGCATTG GTATTGGCATGGATTCCTCCGTAACACCATTGAGGCATGGAGGGCTTAGTTTGGTACAGACCACAGACTTTTTCTATCCACTAGTTGATGATCCTTATATGATGG GTAAAATTGCGTGCGCTAATGTGATCAGTGACTTGTACGCCATGGGTGTCACTGAGTGTGATAATATGTTAATGCTACTGGGAGTCAGTACAAAGATGActgagaaagaaagagatgTTGTTGTTCCTTTGATCATGAGAGGGTTTAAGGATTCTGCTTTGGAAGCTGGCACAACAGTGACAGGAGGTCAGACGGTTGTTAATCCTTGGTGTACAATAGGAGGAGTTGCTTCTACTGTTTGCCAACCGAACGAATACATTGT CCCAGATAACGCAGTCGTCGGTGATGTTCTGGTTCTAACAAAACCTCTTGGAACCCAAGTAGCTGTTAATGCTCATCAATGGTTGGACCAACAAGACCGTTGGAATAGAATTAAACTTGTGGTCAGTGAAGATGATGTAAGGAAAGCTTATCAGAGAGCAATGGACAGTATGGCCAGGCTTAACAGAATAG ctGCCAGATTAATGCATAAATATAATGCGCATGGAGCAACAGACGTAACGGGTTTTGGTCTTTTGGGGCATGCACAAAATCTAGCCAAACACCAGAAGAACGAGGTCTCCTTTGTTATTCATAATTTACCCGTTATTGCAAAAATGGCAGCTGTGGCAAAAGCCTGTGGTAACATGTTCCAACTCCTTCAAGGCCATTCGGCAGAAACAAGCGGTGGATTGCTTATTTGCTTACCGAGGGAACAG GCTGCTGCATATTGTAAGGATATCGAAAAGCAAGAAGGATATCAAGCATGGATCATTGGAATTGTCGAAAAAGGAAATCGCACAGCTAGAATAATCGATAAACCACGAGTGATAGAAGTTccagcgaaagagaaagacggAGAGCTTTGGTAA
- the LOC114873315 gene encoding cysteine protease ATG4D isoform X3 yields the protein MIATDRIPNIQLTNSNNGLPMDDSSATTEVDSKVKTKLLSMWNNVKYGWTIKMVKPNFSKESPVCLLGKIYRKKPEEFLEKASEAEKTLDTGSEISLAMDAISFEDGIEEFKKDFTSRLWLTYRREFPILNGSTYTTDCGWGCMLRSGQMMLAQALVCHFLGREWRWHPDQPIKTEQQHLNESHHRLIIQSFGDLPERISPFSIHSLVSLGALWGKRAGDWYGPCSVAHLLSQAVEHAAKNHPVFNNLAVYVAQDCAVYLQDVESVCQMPDGKWKSLILFVPLRLGTDKLNPVYTSCLTHLLTLETCIGVIGGRPRHSLYFIGFQEDKLINLDPHYCQETVDVLKDNFPLTSFHCTSPRKMLISKMDPSCCVGFYFHSRMQFTNFMEISPSYLVPEDEKVDYPMFLFCEGSGKDLHRNIEIAETIPSATSFPGNESYDDDLDECEEFELVQ from the exons ATGATTGCTACGGATCGTATTCCAAATATACAATTAACTAACTCAAACAATGGACTACCCATGGATGATTCTAGTGCTACAACCGAGGTTGATAGTAAAgtgaaaacaaaattattatctatgtggaataatgtaaaatatg GCTGGACTATTAAGATGGTGAAACCAAATTTTTCCAAAGAATCTCCGGTATGTTTGCTTGGGAAAATTTATCGTAAAAAGCCAGAAGAATTTCTGGAGAAAGCTTCCGAAGCTGAGAAAACGCTAGATACAGGAAGCGAGATATCCTTAGCAATGGATGCTATTAGTTTCGAAGATGGTATCGAGGAATTCAAAAAGGACTTTACGTCGCGTCTTTGGTTAACATACAGAAGAGAATTTCCTATATTAAATGGTTCCACGTATACCACCGACTGCGGTTGGGGTTGTATGCTACGTAGCGGCCAAATGATGTTGGCACAGGCACTGGTCTGCCATTTTCTTGGAAGAG AATGGCGGTGGCACCCGGATCAACCAATAAAAACAGAACAACAACATTTGAATGAAAGTCATCACAGATTAATTATACAGTCATTTGGAGATTTACCTGAACGTATATCTCCATTTTCTATACACTCACTTGTGTCTCTTGGTGCTCTATGGGGAAAACGCGCAGGAGATTGGTACGGACCGTGTTCTGTTGCTCATCTGTTAAGTCAAGCGGTGGAACATGCAGCTAAAAATCATCcagtatttaataatttagcGGTTTATGTTGCTCAAGATTGCGCAG TTTATCTGCAAGATGTAGAAAGTGTGTGTCAAATGCCTGACGGTAAATGGAAGTCTCTTATCCTTTTCGTACCTTTAAGGCTTGGTACCGATAAATTAAATCCCGTTTATACATCTTGTTTAACGCATTTACTTACATTAGAAACGTGTATCGGAGTTATCGGTGGACGACCTCGGCATTCTCTTTATTTCATTGGTTTCCAGGAagacaaattaattaatctagACCCACATTATTGTCAAGAAACTGTTGATGTATTAAAAGATAATTTTCCCTTGACAAGTTTTCATTGTACTTCACcaagaaaaatgttaatttccAAAATGGATCCCAGCTGTTGCGTGGGATTTTATTTTCACAGCAGAATGCAGTTTACTAACTTTATGGAGATTTCTCCCTCT TATTTGGTGCCAGAAGATGAAAAGGTCGACTATCCGATGTTTTTATTCTGCGAAGGGAGCGGAAAAGATCTTCATCGAAACATTGAAATTGCTGAAACAATTCCTTCTGCTACCTCTTTTCCAGGTAATGAATCTTACGATGATGATCTTGACGAATGCGAGGAATTTGAACTGGTACAGTAA
- the LOC114873318 gene encoding uncharacterized protein LOC114873318: protein MHETRDYINLVLTVKKYPVLYDLSCNDYHNRIVRNKMWKAVAQEVNATAAECKDKWKNLRASYSRHLRNKITGNSKSKKPYYMASYMDFLLPYSKAGRQDNSNEEGTVTQEGWNDEEVASDASSNYEKSSKCDQKIPLSDRDTDTRNEEHAFSRNNPITFANDKLLTPRSPDNYLLSNRQELDESISDPDWLFLKSILPDIHQMTGPEKRTFKVSVLSLIVKILNERESIGTSIENEIPNSVMESQKDEEGV from the exons atgcaCGAGACAAGAGATTACATAAATTTAGTGCTAACGGTTAAAAAATATCCGGTACTGTACGATCTCAGTTGTAACGATTACCACAATAGaattgtacgaaataaaatgtgGAAAGCAGTGGCGCAAGAAGTGAATGCTACTG CGGCCGAATGCAAAGACAAATGGAAAAATCTGCGTGCCAGTTACAGTAGGCACTTGAGAAATAAAATCACGGGAAATTCCAAGTCGAAGAAACCATATTACATGGCTAGTTACATGGACTTCCTCCTTCCCTATAGTAAAGCTGGCAG ACAAGACAATTCAAACGAGGAAGGTACTGTAACACAGGAGGGTTGGAACGACGAAGAGGTCGCCTCGGACGCATCATCAAACTACGAAAAATCAAGCAAGTGTGATCAAAAAATTCCACTGTCAGATAGAGATACCGATACGAGGAACGAAGAGCACGCGTTCTCGCGAAACAATCCGATTACATTCGCGAACGATAAATTACTGACACCAAGGTCACCCGATAATTATCTTCTAAGCAATAGGCAAGAACTCGACGAGTCGATCAGCGATCCTGACTGGTTGTTCTTGAAAAGCATATTGCCAGATATTCACCAGATGACCGGTCCAGAGAAAAGGACCTTTAAGGTATCCGTGTTGAGTCTAATCGTCAAGATATTAAACGAAAGAGAATCTATAGGGACATCTATAGAAAACGAAATTCCTAATTCTGTGATGGAAAGTCAAAAGGATGAAGAGGGagtttga
- the LOC114873315 gene encoding cysteine protease ATG4C isoform X1 produces MLSKIYLLGMNGQVQPSRERLGGFTNSTIGLFSGMIATDRIPNIQLTNSNNGLPMDDSSATTEVDSKVKTKLLSMWNNVKYGWTIKMVKPNFSKESPVCLLGKIYRKKPEEFLEKASEAEKTLDTGSEISLAMDAISFEDGIEEFKKDFTSRLWLTYRREFPILNGSTYTTDCGWGCMLRSGQMMLAQALVCHFLGREWRWHPDQPIKTEQQHLNESHHRLIIQSFGDLPERISPFSIHSLVSLGALWGKRAGDWYGPCSVAHLLSQAVEHAAKNHPVFNNLAVYVAQDCAVYLQDVESVCQMPDGKWKSLILFVPLRLGTDKLNPVYTSCLTHLLTLETCIGVIGGRPRHSLYFIGFQEDKLINLDPHYCQETVDVLKDNFPLTSFHCTSPRKMLISKMDPSCCVGFYFHSRMQFTNFMEISPSYLVPEDEKVDYPMFLFCEGSGKDLHRNIEIAETIPSATSFPGNESYDDDLDECEEFELVQ; encoded by the exons ATGCTTTCTAAGATTTACTTATTGGGTATGAATGGACAGGTGCAACCCTCCAGGGAGAGGTTAG gAGGTTTCACTAACAGTACGATTGGATTGTTTTCTGGGATGATTGCTACGGATCGTATTCCAAATATACAATTAACTAACTCAAACAATGGACTACCCATGGATGATTCTAGTGCTACAACCGAGGTTGATAGTAAAgtgaaaacaaaattattatctatgtggaataatgtaaaatatg GCTGGACTATTAAGATGGTGAAACCAAATTTTTCCAAAGAATCTCCGGTATGTTTGCTTGGGAAAATTTATCGTAAAAAGCCAGAAGAATTTCTGGAGAAAGCTTCCGAAGCTGAGAAAACGCTAGATACAGGAAGCGAGATATCCTTAGCAATGGATGCTATTAGTTTCGAAGATGGTATCGAGGAATTCAAAAAGGACTTTACGTCGCGTCTTTGGTTAACATACAGAAGAGAATTTCCTATATTAAATGGTTCCACGTATACCACCGACTGCGGTTGGGGTTGTATGCTACGTAGCGGCCAAATGATGTTGGCACAGGCACTGGTCTGCCATTTTCTTGGAAGAG AATGGCGGTGGCACCCGGATCAACCAATAAAAACAGAACAACAACATTTGAATGAAAGTCATCACAGATTAATTATACAGTCATTTGGAGATTTACCTGAACGTATATCTCCATTTTCTATACACTCACTTGTGTCTCTTGGTGCTCTATGGGGAAAACGCGCAGGAGATTGGTACGGACCGTGTTCTGTTGCTCATCTGTTAAGTCAAGCGGTGGAACATGCAGCTAAAAATCATCcagtatttaataatttagcGGTTTATGTTGCTCAAGATTGCGCAG TTTATCTGCAAGATGTAGAAAGTGTGTGTCAAATGCCTGACGGTAAATGGAAGTCTCTTATCCTTTTCGTACCTTTAAGGCTTGGTACCGATAAATTAAATCCCGTTTATACATCTTGTTTAACGCATTTACTTACATTAGAAACGTGTATCGGAGTTATCGGTGGACGACCTCGGCATTCTCTTTATTTCATTGGTTTCCAGGAagacaaattaattaatctagACCCACATTATTGTCAAGAAACTGTTGATGTATTAAAAGATAATTTTCCCTTGACAAGTTTTCATTGTACTTCACcaagaaaaatgttaatttccAAAATGGATCCCAGCTGTTGCGTGGGATTTTATTTTCACAGCAGAATGCAGTTTACTAACTTTATGGAGATTTCTCCCTCT TATTTGGTGCCAGAAGATGAAAAGGTCGACTATCCGATGTTTTTATTCTGCGAAGGGAGCGGAAAAGATCTTCATCGAAACATTGAAATTGCTGAAACAATTCCTTCTGCTACCTCTTTTCCAGGTAATGAATCTTACGATGATGATCTTGACGAATGCGAGGAATTTGAACTGGTACAGTAA
- the LOC114873319 gene encoding GTP:AMP phosphotransferase AK3, mitochondrial isoform X2 — translation MCCELESSIPDALFHETQPEERLFLRCSLTELGKAVSSYVKSGKFVPDDVMISMIDKELESVGQENWLLDGFPRTLEQAEKLQKKHPVNLVLYLDVPNEVILNRVKNRWVHLPSGRVYNVGFNSPKIPGKDDVTGEPLSKREDDKVEIVQERLERYSEATKPLLTYYGNLGVLRNFRGNTTDEMWPHVKDTVTNFLS, via the exons ATGTGCTGTGAACTCGAAAGTTCTATTCCAGATGCTTTATTTCATGAAACACAACCTGAAGAACGATTGTTTCTTCGATGTTCTTTAACAG AATTGGGCAAAGCAGTTTCAAGTTACGTGAAATCTGGTAAATTCGTTCCGGACGATGTAATGATTTCAATGATAGACAAAGAGCTGGAATCGGTGGGACAAGAAAATTGGCTACTTGACG GATTTCCAAGAACGTTAGAACAGGCGGAGAAATTACAGAAAAAGCATCCCGTAAATCTTGTACTATATCTCGATGTACCGAACGAAGTGATACTAAATCGCGTGAAAAATAGATGGGTTCATTTACCCAGCGGAAGAGTTTACAATGTTGGATTCAACAGTCCGAAAATACCG GGTAAAGATGATGTAACTGGCGAACCTCTAAGCAAGAGGGAAGACGACAAAGTTGAAATTGTACAGGAAAGACTGGAAAGGTACTCAGAGGCAACTAAACCACTTTTAACGTATTATGGTAATCTAGGAGTATTGAGAAATTTTCGTGGCAATACTACCGATGAAATGTGGCCACATGTCAAGGATACTGTAACAAACTTTTTATCATAA